One Cryptomeria japonica chromosome 9, Sugi_1.0, whole genome shotgun sequence genomic window carries:
- the LOC131858380 gene encoding predicted GPI-anchored protein 58, with protein sequence MASPVEQSATPTAKKAHMTEASSSIPITEATPLDMVPPMQEIADEPSPAPKTRKPTPKKRKSTKKASAEAASVETPSPIHDAPTPVNPSVEEAPIPQKPIP encoded by the exons ATGGCATCCCCTGTTGAGCAATCTGCTACCCCCACTGCTAAGAAAGCCCACATGACTGAGGCAAGCTCATCAATTCCTATCACTGAGGCTACACCTCTAGATATGGTTCCCCCCATGCAAGAAATTGCAG ATGAGCCCTCTCCCGCTCCTaaaacaaggaagcccactccaaaGAAGAGGAAGAGCACCAAGAAGGCTTCAGCTGAAGCCGCCTCTGTTGAAACCCCATCCCCTATACATGATGCTCCTACTCCAGTTAATCCATCTGTTGAGGAAGCCCCAATTCCTCAAAAGCCAATCCCATAA